Proteins encoded within one genomic window of Anaerosporomusa subterranea:
- a CDS encoding DUF2779 domain-containing protein has translation MKPRYLTKSRFKLALECPTKLYYDGKTEYANQNIEDPFLEALADGGFQVGELAKKYFPGGCEIKTLDYDEALHQTNELLKQENATIYEAAILFNNLFVRVDILRKNENKIELVEVKAKSFDAAKDSFLNANGEIVTKWFPYLSDIAFQKYVAMNSFPNHEISAYLMMADKNASCPTNGLNQKFKVAKDANGRKKVVVTQQLSAEDLAEQILLQVNVDEPCAAIYSNGFEDVSFGEYVALLADHYQRDEKIGWPLSATCAKCQYRTNKQEKTLGLKSGFEECWREKLNWTDNDFLEPNVIEIWSFRKKNQYIKEGRIKLSEIAEEDISPKADKKPGLSPTQRQWLQVQKVQCQDTTCWIDSENLRREMSGWIYPLHFIDFETSSVAIPFNKGRRPYEGIAFQFSHHVIYEDGQIEHRGQYLNVEPGKFPNYEFIRSLKAELEYDNGSIFRYAAHENTYLNLIYKQLMEDQEEIPDRETLCHFIRTITQSVGGSEAQWNGVRNMIDMCELVKRYYYSPAMKGSNSIKQVLPSILNSSRFLQEKYSKPIYGAQGGITSLNYNNWKWIEFVDDRVKDPYKLLPKMFQDVSEKDFELLSDSEDLNNGGAALTAYARLQFEEMTDYERKEIHQALLKYCELDTLAMVMIYEAWKDMIFPLEHSGEDRLS, from the coding sequence ATGAAACCAAGATACCTGACAAAATCGAGATTTAAACTGGCTTTGGAGTGTCCAACTAAGTTATATTATGATGGAAAAACTGAGTATGCGAATCAAAATATAGAAGATCCTTTCTTGGAAGCGCTGGCTGACGGAGGATTCCAGGTTGGTGAACTTGCTAAAAAGTACTTTCCGGGTGGATGTGAAATTAAGACTCTGGACTATGATGAAGCGCTGCACCAGACAAACGAATTGCTGAAGCAAGAAAATGCAACTATTTATGAAGCAGCTATTCTCTTTAACAACCTTTTTGTGAGGGTTGATATTCTACGTAAAAATGAGAATAAAATAGAGCTAGTGGAAGTAAAAGCAAAATCTTTTGACGCAGCAAAGGACAGCTTTCTAAATGCGAATGGTGAGATTGTTACAAAGTGGTTCCCATACCTTAGTGATATTGCTTTTCAAAAATATGTTGCGATGAACTCTTTCCCCAACCACGAAATATCCGCTTATTTAATGATGGCCGACAAAAATGCGTCTTGCCCTACCAACGGTCTGAATCAGAAATTCAAGGTAGCCAAAGACGCCAATGGCAGGAAAAAGGTTGTGGTCACCCAACAGTTATCGGCAGAGGATCTGGCTGAACAGATACTGTTGCAAGTGAACGTGGATGAACCCTGCGCAGCGATTTACTCCAATGGGTTTGAAGATGTGAGCTTCGGAGAATATGTGGCGTTGCTGGCGGATCATTATCAGCGCGACGAAAAAATTGGCTGGCCGCTATCTGCCACGTGTGCGAAGTGTCAGTATAGGACGAATAAGCAGGAGAAGACACTGGGCTTGAAAAGCGGTTTCGAAGAATGCTGGAGGGAAAAGCTGAACTGGACTGATAATGACTTTTTGGAACCAAATGTCATCGAAATATGGAGCTTCCGTAAAAAGAATCAGTATATTAAAGAAGGGCGCATTAAGCTATCAGAGATAGCGGAAGAAGATATTTCACCAAAAGCGGACAAAAAGCCGGGGCTTTCCCCGACTCAAAGGCAATGGCTACAAGTGCAAAAGGTACAATGTCAGGACACGACTTGTTGGATCGATTCAGAAAACTTAAGGCGAGAGATGAGTGGTTGGATTTATCCCTTGCACTTTATTGATTTTGAAACTTCGAGTGTGGCGATTCCATTTAATAAAGGACGGCGTCCCTATGAAGGAATTGCATTTCAATTTTCTCACCATGTAATATATGAGGACGGACAGATCGAACATCGGGGACAATACTTGAATGTTGAGCCAGGTAAGTTTCCAAATTACGAGTTTATTAGAAGCCTGAAAGCGGAACTGGAATACGACAACGGAAGTATTTTCCGTTATGCTGCCCATGAGAATACATACTTGAACCTCATTTACAAACAATTGATGGAGGACCAGGAAGAAATCCCGGACCGGGAGACGCTTTGCCATTTCATCCGCACTATCACTCAATCAGTTGGCGGTAGTGAAGCACAATGGAATGGAGTTCGCAATATGATTGATATGTGTGAGCTTGTCAAACGCTACTATTATAGTCCGGCTATGAAGGGATCAAATTCGATTAAACAGGTATTGCCGTCCATTCTTAACAGTTCACGATTTTTACAGGAAAAGTACAGTAAGCCTATCTATGGAGCACAGGGCGGAATTACAAGCTTGAACTATAATAATTGGAAATGGATCGAATTTGTTGATGACCGGGTTAAGGACCCTTATAAGTTGTTGCCCAAAATGTTTCAAGATGTATCTGAGAAAGATTTCGAACTGTTAAGTGACAGCGAGGATTTAAATAACGGCGGTGCGGCCTTAACAGCATATGCACGATTGCAATTTGAAGAAATGACGGATTATGAACGCAAAGAGATCCACCAGGCATTACTGAAGTACTGTGAATTGGATACGCTGGCAATGGTAATGATTTACGAGGCATGGAAGGATATGATTTTCCCGTTGGAGCATTCTGGCGAAGACAGATTAAGTTAG